Part of the Candidatus Binataceae bacterium genome, TGATTGTGCTTGCGCTGGATCAGCCCCTTGGCTTCAAGGTTGTGCAGATGCTTGTGCACCGTGGCGAGCGAGGTGAGACCGAAGTACTGACCGATCTCAGCGAGAGTTGGCGCGTAACCGTTCTCGTTGATATAGAGTCGAAGATAATCGACCATCTGCTTCTGACGTTTGGTAAGTGTCGCCACGTGCGCCGCCTCCTAACTCATTTCAGTTTTATTATGGCGAACGTTGGGCGAAAACACAACAATTTTCTGATGGCTCAAACCGGCCCGCCCTTCGATTGGAACCGCCGCACGCAAGCTCGCCAGCTGTCTATTTCGCGAGGGTCAGGGAGCGCATATTCTCTGATCTTCTGATGGCGAAGTTACGAATTATTTTTGAAAACGGCGAACCAGACCGGATTATCGAATTTGATCCGGCCAAGGCGCCGTTTCATCACGACGGCGAGCCTGGCTCGATTCTGGACGTGATGCTCGGTCACGGGGTTCACCTTGAGCACGCCTGCGGCGGGAACTGCGCGTGCACTACATGTCACGTTATCGTGAAGGCGGGTTTCAGCCTGCTCGGCGAGGCCTCGGAACAGGAAGAGGACCTGCTGGATCGAGCGCCGGGGCTGACCCCGACGTCGCGCCTGGGCTGTCAGGCGCTGATTACGGATCCGTCGGCGGAGATCGTGGTCGTCGTCCCGCGCTTCACGATCAATCAAGTCAGTGAGAGCCAGGGAGACTGATTTTGCGTGCGCGATAAGATGGAAACTCGAGCGACGAGTCGTCCGACCTATCGCGCGCGAATCGAGCGGATCTTCGATCACGCCGACGATGTGCGGTCGTTATTTCTACGGAGGCTCGAAGCGCCGCTGCCGTCATTTGTTCCGGGTATGTTCATTTCGATCGCTATGCCGCTCGGCGATGAAGTCCGCGTCCGTCCCTACACGATTACTTCGAGTCCGGAAGAGCGCGACGCGTTCGAGATAGTGTTTAATCGTGTGCCGGGCGGCGCCGGCGCAGCGTGGCTGTTTGCCCGCCAAGGCGGCGAGGAGGTTGAGTTCACGGGGCCGTTCGGCGCCTTCACGCTTGAGCGGGCGCCCGATGCGGAAACAATCTTTATTGCCGAAAGCACCGCGATCGCGCCGATTCGGCCGATGCTTCGGCGGCTGCTGAAGCAGAGTCCGGCCGCTCGGGTGAACCTGCTTTATTTCGCCGACCGCGCCGATCATCTGCTTTATCGCGAAGAACTCGAAGGACTGCGAGGCGCTCATCCGCAATTCACGCTTTCGATGGAGGTCGTCACGCAAAGTGCGGAATCGAGGTGGGCGGCGATAATCGCGAAAGTCCGGCGGCGCTGGATCGAACGCGACGCCGATCGCTCGCGTCATTTCTATATCTGCGGCGTCGGCGCGGGAGTCCTCGAGTTGCGCGACCTGCTGCGCGCTGCCGGCTACGAACGCCGCGCCATCCGCTACGAGCGCTGGTAATTCTTCGGCAAACTGCGCGCAGCAAATTTGATCTTCAATCGCCGAGTGTGACGATCGTGGCGCCGGCGCCGCCCTGATGCGGCTCCGCCTGCCGAAATGAAGCGCAATACGGCGAAGCGCTCAGA contains:
- a CDS encoding 2Fe-2S iron-sulfur cluster-binding protein, which gives rise to MAKLRIIFENGEPDRIIEFDPAKAPFHHDGEPGSILDVMLGHGVHLEHACGGNCACTTCHVIVKAGFSLLGEASEQEEDLLDRAPGLTPTSRLGCQALITDPSAEIVVVVPRFTINQVSESQGD
- a CDS encoding FAD-dependent oxidoreductase, with the translated sequence METRATSRPTYRARIERIFDHADDVRSLFLRRLEAPLPSFVPGMFISIAMPLGDEVRVRPYTITSSPEERDAFEIVFNRVPGGAGAAWLFARQGGEEVEFTGPFGAFTLERAPDAETIFIAESTAIAPIRPMLRRLLKQSPAARVNLLYFADRADHLLYREELEGLRGAHPQFTLSMEVVTQSAESRWAAIIAKVRRRWIERDADRSRHFYICGVGAGVLELRDLLRAAGYERRAIRYERW